A genome region from Baekduia alba includes the following:
- a CDS encoding pyridoxamine 5'-phosphate oxidase family protein has product MAHAASVAFVTADEPGRPSAPTVTLKRVEDEMLVFTSALWTRKAREIVADPHVALLFHWPPLGRQGT; this is encoded by the coding sequence CTGGCGCACGCCGCGTCGGTGGCGTTCGTGACGGCCGACGAGCCGGGGCGGCCGTCGGCGCCTACGGTGACGCTCAAGCGCGTCGAGGACGAGATGCTGGTCTTCACGTCGGCGCTGTGGACCCGCAAGGCGCGCGAGATCGTCGCCGACCCTCACGTCGCACTGCTGTTCCACTGGCCGCCGCTAGGCCGGCAGGGCACGTGA
- a CDS encoding TDT family transporter: MSTIDLRLQSAHTPPARPGRVGDAIAGMGPNWFTCVMGTGIVANALMLLPKALPAHTAVATAVWVLATALLVLIAGATVAQWLGHRGAAAGHLANPSMAPAYGALSMAFLTVGSGGLLIGHDLIGMQAALALAWTCWSIGTFTGLAVAVIVTYMMITHHELRVEDALGSWLMPVVSPMVSAATGAALIGHLDPSGQAARTMLGACYAMFGLSLIASFAVLPLLWQKLMVHGPGALETLPTLTIVLGPLGQSITAANLLGPRAAAVVPGPAGDALGAFGLVYGLPVLGFALLWGVLVAVFTTQGLRAGMSFNMTWWSYTFPIGTVVTGTSQLAIHLGSDALSWLAVALMALLVAGWAIALAGTARGAILGDLLVPRGRPRSR; encoded by the coding sequence GTGAGCACCATCGACCTGAGACTCCAGTCCGCCCACACGCCTCCTGCCCGCCCCGGCCGCGTCGGCGACGCCATCGCGGGCATGGGGCCGAACTGGTTCACCTGCGTCATGGGCACGGGCATCGTGGCCAACGCCCTCATGCTTCTCCCGAAGGCGCTGCCGGCGCACACGGCCGTCGCGACGGCTGTGTGGGTGCTGGCCACCGCCCTGCTCGTGCTGATCGCCGGCGCGACGGTCGCGCAGTGGCTCGGGCATCGAGGGGCCGCGGCCGGACACCTCGCGAACCCGTCCATGGCACCCGCCTACGGCGCGTTGTCGATGGCGTTCCTGACCGTGGGCTCCGGCGGGCTGCTCATCGGCCACGACCTGATCGGGATGCAGGCCGCGCTGGCGCTCGCGTGGACGTGCTGGTCGATCGGCACCTTCACCGGTCTCGCCGTCGCCGTCATCGTCACCTACATGATGATCACCCACCATGAGCTGCGCGTCGAGGATGCGCTCGGCTCCTGGCTGATGCCCGTGGTCTCACCGATGGTGTCGGCCGCGACCGGTGCGGCGCTCATCGGCCATCTCGACCCCTCGGGCCAGGCGGCGCGCACGATGCTGGGCGCTTGCTACGCGATGTTCGGGCTGAGCCTCATCGCGTCGTTCGCGGTTCTTCCACTGCTGTGGCAGAAGCTCATGGTCCACGGCCCCGGTGCCCTCGAGACGCTCCCGACGCTCACGATCGTGCTCGGGCCGCTGGGTCAGTCGATCACGGCCGCCAACCTCCTTGGACCTCGTGCCGCCGCCGTGGTGCCCGGTCCGGCGGGCGATGCGCTCGGCGCGTTCGGGTTGGTGTACGGGTTGCCGGTGCTGGGCTTCGCGCTGCTCTGGGGCGTGCTCGTCGCCGTGTTCACGACCCAGGGCCTGCGCGCCGGCATGAGCTTCAACATGACGTGGTGGAGCTACACGTTCCCGATCGGCACGGTCGTGACCGGCACGAGCCAGCTCGCCATCCACCTGGGCTCCGACGCGCTGTCGTGGTTGGCGGTGGCGCTCATGGCGCTTCTGGTCGCCGGTTGGGCCATCGCGCTGGCCGGCACGGCGCGCGGTGCCATCCTCGGCGACCTCCTCGTGCCGCGAGGGCGGCCGCGCTCGCGATGA
- a CDS encoding LysR family transcriptional regulator, translating to MSYSAANPLPGSDLAAFVAAVEAGSLHGAADALDLTQSAVTKRIKALEKRVGVRLLERGRFGARPTKAGELLYPDAKRALHALAIAETTLTAHRDDLAGGLRLSASYTIGEVLLPDWLAAFRSSHPEIRAQLEVVNSMGVLRAVREGRSDIGFVEGCDDLHGLDTMVVAKDEIAVIVASDHRWVRRAQLEPAVLAREPYIARESGSGTRAVAAAALSPVGLELRADLELASTQSVKRALTRGGFSLMSRLTVEAEERAGTLHSLPIRGIDLSRELRAVRNEDTVRSPATTAFWRWLADRAHD from the coding sequence ATGAGCTACTCAGCTGCAAATCCGCTGCCTGGATCGGATCTCGCCGCGTTCGTCGCTGCGGTCGAGGCGGGAAGCCTTCATGGCGCTGCGGACGCGCTTGACCTCACCCAGTCGGCGGTCACGAAGCGCATCAAGGCGCTCGAGAAGCGCGTCGGTGTCCGGCTGCTCGAGCGAGGGCGTTTCGGCGCGCGCCCGACCAAGGCGGGGGAGCTCCTGTACCCCGATGCCAAGCGCGCACTGCATGCCCTGGCGATCGCAGAGACCACGCTCACCGCGCATCGCGACGACCTTGCGGGTGGGCTGCGGCTGAGCGCCAGCTACACGATCGGGGAGGTGCTGCTGCCCGACTGGCTCGCTGCCTTTCGCTCGAGCCATCCGGAGATCCGCGCCCAGCTCGAGGTGGTCAACTCGATGGGGGTGTTGCGAGCCGTGCGCGAGGGGCGGTCCGACATCGGCTTCGTCGAAGGCTGCGACGACCTCCACGGCCTCGACACGATGGTCGTCGCGAAGGACGAGATCGCGGTCATCGTCGCGAGCGACCACCGGTGGGTGCGCCGGGCGCAGCTCGAGCCAGCGGTGCTCGCCCGCGAGCCGTACATCGCGAGGGAGAGCGGATCGGGCACACGCGCCGTCGCGGCCGCCGCGCTTTCGCCCGTCGGTCTCGAACTCCGCGCAGACCTCGAGCTCGCGAGTACCCAGAGTGTGAAGCGGGCCCTGACTCGGGGCGGGTTCTCGCTGATGTCGCGGCTGACGGTCGAGGCCGAGGAGCGCGCCGGCACGCTGCATTCCCTGCCCATCCGCGGGATCGATCTGTCCCGGGAGCTCCGCGCGGTACGCAACGAGGACACGGTCCGCTCGCCGGCGACCACCGCGTTCTGGCGATGGCTCGCCGACCGCGCGCACGACTGA
- a CDS encoding flavin reductase family protein produces MSDETTIDPAEFRRIFAHLATGVSVLTAHGADGPVGMAANSVTSVSLDPPLVLVCPAKSSTTWPLIRESNAFCINIMASHHEAVTRAFAARVGDRFAGVGRVEKPTGFALDEALAWIECEIQNEHDAGDHTIVVARAVTMEASAQAASPLVFFRGAYGSFSGVELA; encoded by the coding sequence ATGAGCGACGAGACGACGATCGACCCGGCCGAGTTCCGCCGGATCTTCGCCCACCTCGCCACCGGCGTCTCGGTCCTGACCGCCCACGGCGCCGACGGCCCCGTCGGCATGGCGGCGAACTCGGTCACCAGCGTGTCGCTCGACCCGCCGCTCGTCCTGGTCTGCCCCGCGAAGAGCTCTACGACCTGGCCGTTGATCCGCGAGAGCAACGCGTTCTGCATCAACATCATGGCCAGCCACCACGAGGCCGTCACGCGCGCGTTCGCGGCGCGCGTGGGCGACCGCTTCGCCGGCGTGGGCCGGGTGGAGAAGCCGACGGGCTTCGCCCTCGACGAGGCGTTGGCCTGGATCGAGTGTGAGATCCAGAACGAGCACGACGCGGGCGACCACACGATCGTGGTCGCGCGGGCCGTGACGATGGAAGCCTCCGCCCAGGCGGCCTCGCCCCTCGTCTTCTTCCGCGGCGCCTACGGGTCCTTCTCCGGGGTGGAGCTGGCATGA
- a CDS encoding HpcH/HpaI aldolase family protein: protein MEEPRKVIIDMPVGCTVDNRCSVRRMDIVGGIRARMRAGEKLTGMFVHLRDPAVCESLGRLGFDTLCVEGEHTAMGPETIERLVSAVEHTPAAALVRVAGNDPSAIACALDAGAQGVVVPRVSSAAEAMAAVQAARLPPVGLRGLGPSRAAAHGTDIPGYQRRANDELLLAIMVETRQALEELDELVAVDGVDLVFVGPGDLASSLGIEDPRSPELRDAIVDVLARAREAGRLTGMFAATPEDAVRWHASGVNLVFLGSDMMWLTRAAAIALGDVRQAPANGATQG from the coding sequence ATGGAAGAACCTCGCAAAGTCATCATCGACATGCCAGTGGGGTGTACCGTTGACAATAGGTGTAGCGTCCGTCGCATGGACATTGTTGGTGGCATTCGGGCGCGGATGCGTGCCGGTGAGAAGTTGACGGGCATGTTCGTGCACTTGCGAGATCCCGCCGTGTGCGAGAGCCTCGGTCGACTCGGGTTCGACACGCTGTGTGTGGAGGGCGAGCACACGGCGATGGGCCCGGAGACGATCGAGCGGCTCGTCTCCGCGGTCGAGCACACGCCGGCCGCGGCGCTCGTGCGCGTGGCGGGCAACGACCCGTCGGCGATCGCCTGTGCGCTGGACGCGGGCGCACAGGGCGTTGTCGTGCCGCGCGTGAGCAGCGCGGCCGAGGCGATGGCGGCGGTGCAGGCCGCCCGCCTCCCCCCGGTCGGGCTGCGCGGCCTGGGCCCGTCGCGGGCCGCGGCTCACGGCACGGACATCCCGGGCTACCAGCGCCGAGCCAACGACGAGTTGCTCCTCGCGATCATGGTCGAGACGCGTCAGGCGCTCGAGGAGCTGGACGAGCTTGTCGCGGTCGACGGCGTGGACCTCGTCTTCGTGGGGCCCGGTGACCTCGCCAGCTCGCTCGGCATCGAGGATCCCCGCAGCCCCGAGCTGCGGGACGCCATCGTCGACGTGCTGGCCCGCGCGCGCGAGGCCGGCCGGCTCACCGGCATGTTCGCGGCCACGCCGGAGGACGCCGTGCGCTGGCACGCGAGCGGCGTGAACCTGGTCTTCCTCGGCTCGGACATGATGTGGCTCACCCGGGCGGCCGCCATCGCGCTCGGAGACGTGCGGCAAGCGCCGGCGAACGGTGCGACTCAGGGGTGA
- a CDS encoding acyl-CoA dehydrogenase family protein, translating to MSPSVRGCPARGDATPRHSTHEVTMTSDQTLADREPVSSDQILANAIALGPFVRKNVEEIEGARTLTAPMVKAMHDAGIFRMSMPSAWGGPELDPLRQFEVIEALSVADGSVGWCAYINSTGGYFTSFLEADVARAMYPSLDIPTGGQHTPVGRAEVVDGGYRINGRWTFGSGVKHSGWMACGCIATRDGEPVLMEDGKPQRLSAFASADQLDVIETWNSMGLRGTGSHDYTVTDLFVPTERTFDLYSSPVLRTTPLFQLRTMFLFNHAAVALGIARNAVDSFAELTLSKRTNWGPMHEQDYARSALARADGVVRSARAYCMETLEDIYGTLTFGGELSVDQRAGFRLAITHAHRAAVEAVDGVFAAAGTTAAVRLPSVLERCFRDVHVANQHLIASPKSYSEIGGMLLGAVPDDPNY from the coding sequence ATGAGCCCTTCAGTGCGCGGCTGTCCGGCACGCGGCGACGCCACGCCGCGCCATTCGACGCACGAGGTGACGATGACTTCAGACCAGACACTGGCCGACCGAGAGCCGGTAAGCAGCGACCAGATCCTCGCCAACGCGATCGCTCTCGGGCCGTTCGTCCGGAAGAACGTCGAGGAGATCGAAGGCGCCCGCACGCTCACCGCACCGATGGTGAAGGCGATGCACGACGCCGGCATCTTCCGCATGTCGATGCCGAGCGCGTGGGGTGGCCCCGAGCTCGATCCGCTGCGCCAGTTCGAGGTGATCGAAGCGCTCTCCGTGGCGGATGGATCGGTCGGCTGGTGCGCGTACATCAACTCGACGGGTGGGTACTTCACGTCGTTCCTGGAGGCCGACGTCGCGCGGGCGATGTACCCGAGCCTCGACATCCCGACCGGCGGCCAGCACACGCCGGTGGGTCGTGCCGAGGTCGTGGACGGCGGCTACCGAATCAACGGCCGCTGGACGTTCGGCAGCGGGGTGAAGCACAGCGGGTGGATGGCCTGCGGCTGCATCGCGACGCGGGACGGCGAGCCGGTTCTCATGGAGGACGGCAAGCCACAGCGCCTGTCGGCGTTCGCCTCGGCTGACCAGCTGGACGTGATCGAGACGTGGAACTCGATGGGGCTGCGCGGCACCGGCAGCCATGACTACACGGTCACCGACCTGTTCGTGCCGACGGAGCGGACCTTCGACCTGTACAGCTCGCCCGTTCTGCGAACGACTCCGCTGTTTCAGCTGCGCACGATGTTCCTCTTCAACCATGCGGCGGTAGCCCTCGGCATCGCTCGCAACGCGGTGGACTCGTTCGCCGAGCTCACGCTCTCCAAGCGCACGAACTGGGGGCCGATGCACGAGCAGGACTACGCGCGCTCCGCGCTGGCGCGGGCGGACGGTGTGGTGCGCTCAGCTCGCGCGTACTGCATGGAGACGCTCGAGGACATCTACGGCACCCTCACCTTCGGCGGTGAGCTGAGCGTGGATCAGCGCGCGGGGTTCAGGCTGGCGATCACGCACGCCCACCGCGCCGCGGTGGAGGCGGTCGACGGAGTCTTCGCCGCCGCTGGCACGACTGCGGCGGTGAGGCTCCCGAGCGTGCTCGAGCGCTGCTTCCGCGACGTGCACGTGGCCAACCAGCACCTGATCGCGTCACCGAAGAGCTACAGCGAGATCGGCGGGATGCTGTTGGGTGCGGTTCCCGACGATCCCAACTACTGA
- the fni gene encoding type 2 isopentenyl-diphosphate Delta-isomerase — MQHLEFALADAQTQRPSPWSDIELVHCALPELALDDVHLGVTALGAQLAAPVVIAGMTGGHPRAEELNRRLARAAQRHGVAMGVGSQRAALERPELAATYSVAREAAPDTVLIANLGIGQVLQAGPDAERMLRACVEMIDADAIAVHLNATEEVVQPEGDHDFAGATAALAAAARALHPLPVIAKETGSGLAPGVVDRLVEAGMSALDVGGRGGTSFAAIEGARAAQIGDDVRARLGDLLADWGIPTPVTTATAARGGVPVIAAGGVRTGVDAAKALALGATMVGVGQPVLQAAVEDPHGAERWLEGFLFELRATMFLTGSCDVAALRRAPRVVLGATRQWLDQLEAAEGR, encoded by the coding sequence TTGCAGCACCTCGAGTTCGCGCTCGCGGATGCACAGACGCAGCGGCCGTCGCCCTGGAGCGACATCGAGCTCGTGCATTGCGCGCTGCCCGAGCTGGCGCTGGACGACGTCCACCTCGGCGTCACCGCCCTGGGCGCTCAGCTTGCGGCGCCGGTGGTCATCGCCGGCATGACCGGAGGCCATCCGCGCGCCGAGGAGCTCAACCGGCGCTTGGCTCGCGCCGCCCAGCGCCACGGCGTGGCCATGGGGGTCGGGAGCCAGCGCGCGGCGCTCGAGCGGCCGGAGCTCGCCGCGACCTACTCCGTCGCGCGAGAGGCGGCGCCCGACACCGTGCTGATCGCGAACCTCGGCATCGGCCAGGTGCTCCAGGCAGGCCCGGACGCGGAGCGCATGCTGCGGGCCTGCGTGGAGATGATCGATGCCGACGCGATCGCGGTGCACCTCAACGCCACCGAGGAGGTCGTGCAACCTGAAGGCGACCACGACTTCGCCGGCGCGACGGCCGCTCTGGCGGCTGCCGCGCGCGCGCTGCACCCGCTGCCGGTGATCGCCAAGGAGACCGGCAGCGGATTGGCCCCGGGCGTCGTCGACCGGCTCGTCGAGGCTGGGATGAGCGCGCTCGACGTCGGCGGGCGGGGCGGCACGAGCTTCGCCGCCATCGAGGGCGCCCGCGCCGCGCAGATCGGCGACGACGTGCGCGCGCGCCTGGGCGATCTACTGGCCGACTGGGGCATTCCGACGCCGGTCACCACGGCGACGGCAGCCCGCGGGGGCGTTCCCGTGATCGCCGCCGGCGGGGTGCGCACCGGCGTGGATGCCGCCAAGGCGCTCGCCCTCGGAGCCACCATGGTGGGGGTCGGACAGCCGGTGCTGCAGGCCGCGGTTGAGGACCCGCACGGAGCGGAGCGCTGGTTGGAGGGGTTCCTCTTCGAGCTGCGCGCCACGATGTTCCTCACCGGCTCCTGCGATGTCGCGGCGCTGCGCCGTGCGCCCCGCGTCGTGCTCGGAGCCACGCGCCAGTGGCTCGATCAGCTCGAGGCGGCGGAAGGACGATGA
- a CDS encoding UbiX family flavin prenyltransferase: MMDTPERFIVGISGSTGAVYGVRLLEILSERFPEIETHAIVSHGARATIEYELGRSAEDVLAMASVVHDDNNLGAAIASGTFITRGMVVAPCSIKTLGALATCRNDNLITRAGDVCLKERRRLVLVVRETPLHLGHLRLMTTVTESGAVVLPPSPAFYHRPHTIADLVDHTVVKILDVFGLHVSDLIDRWEGLDHD; encoded by the coding sequence ATGATGGACACTCCCGAACGGTTCATCGTCGGGATCTCGGGCTCGACCGGCGCGGTCTACGGCGTGCGGCTGCTGGAGATCCTGAGCGAGCGCTTCCCCGAGATCGAAACGCATGCGATCGTGAGTCACGGCGCACGAGCGACGATCGAATACGAGCTCGGGCGGTCGGCCGAAGACGTGCTGGCGATGGCCTCCGTGGTGCATGACGACAACAACCTGGGCGCTGCGATCGCCAGCGGCACGTTCATCACCCGCGGCATGGTGGTCGCACCCTGTTCGATCAAGACGCTGGGCGCGTTGGCCACGTGCCGCAACGACAACCTCATCACGCGAGCGGGGGACGTGTGCCTCAAGGAGCGCCGGCGTCTGGTGCTCGTCGTGCGCGAGACGCCGCTGCACCTCGGTCATCTTCGGCTCATGACGACCGTGACGGAGTCCGGGGCGGTCGTGCTGCCGCCTTCGCCCGCGTTCTACCACCGGCCGCACACGATCGCCGATCTGGTCGATCACACCGTCGTGAAGATCCTCGACGTCTTCGGCCTGCACGTCTCCGATCTCATCGATCGCTGGGAGGGGCTCGACCATGACTGA
- a CDS encoding tetratricopeptide repeat protein encodes MTDEAGTGAQHRSSAMNCCEQGTETNAAPGGLLTWPVTTSSPEAQSAFDRGMALVYSFNHPAADREFRAAAEHDAGCAMAWWGIAHVKGPHINIPSVPPAHARIACEALARARALAVDATPLEAAMIEAESSRFDESDFAAPRPPLEEAYAQAMRALWRRYPSHPDIGAMFAESLLNLHPWDRWTIDGEPMYDTPESMATLERVLEMEPSHPGANHYYVHTMESSPYPERALAAADRLRAGLPCTALRTESAHLMHMASHIDNRLGRWADGMRQNQAAIAADKTFLSTAGDVGTYGLYVVHCHHVLAYGAMMRGQREAALAASRAMIADLPEGLLEQVAPFVDGFVTLPMKVMMRFGMWEQMLEEPEALEILPVSRVFRLAMRATALTVLDRLPEAQLERAAFRRAAAALPERTLVGRNPAALVFGIADKVLKGEIAAQEERFDVAITSLEEAVDLESRLRWAEPPDWIQPVRHTLGAVLMRAGEHARAEQAYREDLQRYPENVWSLVGLSRALQLLGRGDEADRCATRSKAAQEAADVTIETTCFCQPPV; translated from the coding sequence ATGACTGATGAAGCTGGAACAGGCGCGCAGCACAGGAGCAGCGCCATGAACTGTTGCGAGCAGGGCACGGAGACCAACGCCGCGCCGGGTGGCCTGCTCACCTGGCCCGTCACCACGTCGTCACCCGAGGCCCAGAGCGCCTTCGATCGGGGCATGGCGCTGGTGTACTCCTTCAACCACCCCGCCGCGGACCGCGAGTTCCGCGCCGCAGCGGAGCACGATGCCGGATGTGCGATGGCTTGGTGGGGGATCGCACACGTCAAGGGCCCCCACATCAACATCCCGTCGGTGCCGCCGGCGCACGCACGTATCGCGTGTGAGGCGCTTGCCCGTGCACGAGCCCTTGCCGTCGACGCGACCCCGCTGGAAGCGGCGATGATCGAAGCGGAGAGCAGCCGCTTCGACGAGTCGGACTTCGCGGCGCCCAGACCTCCGCTGGAGGAGGCATACGCGCAGGCGATGCGCGCGTTGTGGCGCCGGTACCCAAGCCATCCGGACATCGGCGCGATGTTCGCCGAGTCGCTGCTCAACCTGCATCCTTGGGATCGTTGGACCATCGACGGCGAGCCGATGTACGACACACCGGAGTCGATGGCGACGCTCGAGCGGGTGTTGGAGATGGAGCCCTCACACCCTGGGGCCAATCACTACTACGTCCACACCATGGAGTCCTCGCCCTACCCCGAGAGGGCGCTCGCGGCGGCAGATCGACTGCGTGCCGGTCTCCCTTGCACCGCTCTGCGGACGGAGTCCGCACATCTGATGCACATGGCATCGCACATCGACAACCGCCTCGGGCGCTGGGCGGACGGCATGCGGCAGAACCAGGCGGCGATCGCCGCCGACAAGACGTTCTTGAGCACCGCTGGTGACGTCGGGACCTACGGTCTCTACGTCGTGCACTGCCATCACGTCCTGGCCTATGGCGCGATGATGCGCGGCCAGCGCGAGGCCGCGCTGGCGGCGAGTCGGGCGATGATCGCCGACCTCCCGGAGGGCCTGCTCGAGCAGGTCGCCCCGTTCGTCGACGGGTTCGTGACCTTGCCGATGAAGGTCATGATGCGCTTCGGCATGTGGGAGCAGATGCTCGAGGAGCCGGAGGCACTGGAGATCCTCCCTGTCTCCCGCGTCTTCCGGCTCGCGATGCGTGCCACGGCGCTCACCGTGCTCGACCGCCTACCCGAAGCACAACTCGAGCGCGCGGCCTTCCGGCGCGCCGCCGCCGCGTTGCCCGAGCGCACGCTCGTCGGGCGCAACCCGGCCGCGCTCGTCTTCGGCATCGCCGACAAGGTGCTGAAGGGTGAGATCGCGGCTCAGGAAGAGCGATTCGACGTGGCGATCACCTCCCTGGAGGAGGCTGTCGATCTTGAGTCACGACTCCGCTGGGCGGAGCCGCCCGACTGGATCCAACCGGTCAGGCACACGCTCGGTGCGGTGTTGATGCGGGCCGGAGAGCACGCCCGGGCCGAGCAGGCGTATCGGGAGGATCTGCAGCGTTACCCGGAGAACGTGTGGTCGCTGGTCGGGTTGTCGCGCGCCCTGCAGCTGCTGGGCCGTGGTGATGAAGCTGACCGCTGCGCGACGCGGTCGAAGGCCGCCCAGGAGGCAGCAGACGTGACGATCGAGACCACATGCTTCTGTCAGCCGCCTGTGTGA
- a CDS encoding PDR/VanB family oxidoreductase, with protein sequence MYTERASDQPEVHEVRVEDVTEAAEGVLSITLRAEERRTLPAWTPGAHIDVFLANGLERQYSLCGDPDDRERWRIGVLREPESRGGSEFIHASVGAGDRLRVRGPRNNFPLVAAHRYVLVAGGIGVTPLLAMVKELEKQQAEWRLLYGGRRRDSMAFLGELQEYGERVAVRPEEEHGLLDLDAWLLPPQTDTAVYCCGPEPLVQAVESRCERWDPGSLHVERFRPRPGALDGAMETFEVVLEKSGLTICVGADQTIVEAAELAGVEVDTSCREGTCGTCETVVLDGIPDHRDSCLMDEEKATNTIMMVCCSRSRSPRLVLDL encoded by the coding sequence TTGTACACGGAGCGCGCGAGCGATCAGCCAGAGGTGCACGAGGTTCGAGTCGAGGACGTGACGGAGGCGGCAGAGGGCGTGCTGTCGATCACGCTCCGCGCCGAAGAGCGCCGAACGCTCCCGGCGTGGACTCCGGGAGCACACATCGACGTCTTCTTGGCCAACGGTCTCGAGCGCCAGTACTCGCTGTGCGGTGATCCGGACGACAGGGAGCGTTGGCGGATCGGCGTCCTTCGCGAGCCCGAGAGCCGCGGCGGGTCGGAGTTCATCCATGCGTCGGTGGGTGCCGGGGACCGTCTGCGCGTCCGCGGTCCGCGCAACAACTTCCCTCTCGTCGCCGCGCATCGGTATGTCCTCGTCGCCGGAGGAATCGGGGTCACCCCGCTGCTGGCCATGGTCAAGGAGCTCGAGAAGCAGCAGGCGGAATGGCGTCTGCTGTACGGAGGACGCCGGCGCGACTCGATGGCGTTCTTGGGCGAGCTGCAGGAGTACGGCGAGCGAGTGGCGGTGCGGCCTGAGGAGGAACATGGGCTCCTCGATCTCGACGCGTGGCTGCTCCCACCCCAGACCGATACCGCGGTGTACTGCTGCGGCCCCGAGCCGTTGGTGCAGGCGGTCGAGTCGCGATGCGAGCGATGGGACCCGGGAAGCCTGCACGTCGAGCGTTTCCGTCCGCGTCCGGGTGCGCTGGACGGAGCCATGGAGACGTTCGAGGTGGTACTCGAGAAGTCTGGGTTGACGATCTGCGTCGGCGCCGACCAGACGATCGTCGAGGCCGCGGAGCTGGCTGGGGTGGAGGTCGACACGTCGTGCCGAGAGGGCACGTGCGGCACCTGCGAGACCGTGGTGCTCGACGGGATCCCGGACCATCGTGACTCCTGCCTCATGGACGAGGAGAAGGCGACCAACACCATTATGATGGTGTGCTGCTCACGCTCGCGCAGCCCCCGGCTGGTGCTCGACCTCTGA
- a CDS encoding molybdopterin molybdotransferase MoeA, which yields MISYDEATSAMLALARPLGTERIDIDRAIGRRLAGPLRAAVDAPRCPIAAVDGYAIASGARGEGPMVLRVVGSSAPGSKPSADVTDGEAIRILTGAPVPEGAEWVVMQEDVCRHRDSIVISRTPERRHIREQASDFRQGDELLQTGRLLDARALVVAAAADQAAVEVFRRPRVSIVATGSELVSPGTAARSRLAVPDSVSLGVAALAGCWDGDVVDRRRLPDDLARLTAAAGDALGGAEVVVVTGGASVGDVDLAKPMFVPHGLRLVFAKIASKPGKPVWMGRARRRIVVGLPGNPSSALVMARLFLAPLLHGLAGGDPFAALRWRPALLHSPLPAPGPWDRFHRGRMVGDSVCALPNQSSGSQQALAAADVLIRLRAHAPAVPAGGQVEVLDF from the coding sequence GTGATCTCCTACGACGAAGCGACGTCGGCGATGCTCGCGCTGGCACGGCCCCTCGGGACGGAGCGCATCGACATCGACCGTGCGATCGGGCGCCGCCTCGCCGGCCCGCTGCGTGCGGCGGTGGACGCACCGCGCTGCCCGATCGCGGCGGTCGACGGGTACGCGATCGCCTCGGGGGCGAGAGGAGAGGGCCCGATGGTGCTGCGCGTCGTCGGCAGCTCGGCTCCGGGCTCGAAGCCGAGCGCGGACGTCACGGACGGGGAAGCGATCCGCATCCTCACCGGCGCGCCGGTGCCGGAAGGCGCCGAGTGGGTGGTCATGCAGGAGGACGTGTGCCGCCACCGGGACTCGATCGTCATCTCGCGGACTCCTGAGCGACGGCACATCCGGGAGCAAGCGTCTGACTTCCGGCAGGGCGATGAGCTCCTGCAGACGGGACGCCTTCTCGACGCCCGTGCCCTCGTCGTCGCGGCAGCGGCCGATCAAGCCGCCGTCGAGGTGTTCCGGCGCCCACGCGTCAGCATCGTGGCCACCGGCAGCGAGCTCGTGAGTCCGGGGACGGCCGCCCGTTCGCGTCTGGCCGTGCCTGACAGCGTGTCGCTCGGCGTGGCCGCGCTGGCGGGGTGTTGGGATGGCGATGTCGTCGACCGGCGCAGGCTCCCGGACGATCTTGCCCGTCTGACCGCGGCCGCCGGCGATGCCCTGGGCGGGGCCGAGGTGGTGGTCGTGACCGGCGGCGCGTCCGTCGGCGACGTCGACCTCGCGAAGCCGATGTTCGTACCGCACGGATTGCGGCTCGTGTTCGCGAAGATCGCCAGCAAGCCCGGCAAGCCGGTTTGGATGGGACGAGCGCGGCGACGCATCGTGGTCGGACTTCCCGGCAACCCCAGCTCGGCGCTCGTGATGGCCCGGCTCTTCCTGGCGCCCTTGCTTCACGGGCTGGCCGGAGGCGATCCCTTCGCGGCGTTGCGCTGGAGACCGGCCCTGCTCCACTCGCCGCTGCCGGCTCCCGGACCGTGGGACAGGTTCCATCGTGGCCGCATGGTCGGCGATTCGGTGTGTGCGCTGCCCAACCAGAGCTCGGGCAGCCAGCAGGCGCTGGCCGCGGCGGACGTGCTGATCCGCCTTCGCGCGCACGCCCCTGCCGTTCCCGCGGGCGGACAGGTCGAGGTACTGGACTTCTGA